The Actinomycetota bacterium nucleotide sequence CACATCCATCCTTACCGAGGTCAATAAAGAACTCAAAGAAAATGTTGAGCTAAGGGAGAAAGTAAATGAGAAATTGGCCAAAATAAACAGGGAGTACAGAGGTAGCGTGGAGGTCAAACATTTTGCGAGAATCCTTTACGAGGATATCGGTATCGAACGGATAAAGAGTAGTGTCAAGAAAAGCCTTAAAGGCATCAAATTTGCTCCCCACTATGGCTGCCATTATTTAAAACCTTCGGGAATCTACGGGAATTTTGATGACCCAGAGAATCCCACATCGTTAGATGAATTAACCAAGGCCACGGGCGCGGAGGCCATCGATTACGAGGATAAAAAGCTTTGTTGTGGCGGAGCCATTCTCGGCGTGGACGAAGACATCTCTCTAACTATGGCTAAGAAAAAATTGGATCATGTGAGCGCTCGAGGTGCGGATGCAATCGGCCTCATCTGTCCATTTTGCAGCATAATGTACGACGACAATCAAAGGAAGATCGAATCACAATTCGGGGTCTCTTACAATCTTCCCGTACTTTACTATCCTCAGGTTTTGGGCTTGGCTCTGGGTTTTGATCCCAATGAATTGGGATTGCAAATGAATCGAGTAAGGACCACGAAACTGCTCGACAAAATCCTTTCTTGATGGAGGGCTTTTTTAAGTGGGTAGGGACGATAAAAAAATAGGTGCTGTCCTCGTTGTTGGCGGAGGCATAGGGGGGATACAATCCTCCCTTGATCTGGCCCAATCCGGTTTCAAAGTCTATCTCCTCGAATCGTCTCCGTGCCTCGGGGGCGTAATGGCTCAACTCGATAAGACCTTTCCCACCAACGACTGCTCAATGTGCATTTTGTCTCCGAAGCTCGTGGAATGTGGAAGGCACTTAAACGTAGAACTCATCACCAATGCACAATTGAGCGAAATTGGGGGTCGACCGGGTCAGTTTGAGGTCACCATCGTGAGAAAACCGCGGTATGTGGATCTTTCAAAGTGTACTGGTTGTGGCGAATGTGTACCGAATTGCCCGGTGGAGGTACCAAACGAGTTCGATCTGGGGTTATCAAAGAGGAAGGCAATCTATAGATTATATGATCAGGCGGTTCCAAGTGCCTTTGCCATCGATAAAAGGGAAGTTCCCCCCTGCAAGATCGCCTGTCCCGTGCATACGAGTGTCCAAGGTTATATTGCTCTGATCGCTCAAGGTAAGCTCCAGGAGGCACTCGATCTCATCAGGAGGGACAACCCATTCCCCGCTATTTGCAGTCGCGTATGCACCCATCCCTGTGAAAGCAAGTGCAAGCGGGGAGAGGTCGATGAACCATTGGCCATAAGATCACTGAAGAGATTCGTGACGGATCGCGCCGAACCCATCCCCCCTGAAAAACCGGAATCAAAATATGATGAGAAAGTAGCCATAATTGGAGCTGGTCCGGCGGGCCTTACCGCAGCCCACGATCTCGCCAAATTGGGGTACAAGGTTACTATCTTCGAAAGTTCACCAGTCCTAGGTGGTATGCTCCATGTGGGCATTCCAAAGTATCGTCTGCCCAAGGATGTCCTCAAAAAAGAGATAGATTACATCCTTTCCCTCGGTGTGGTGGTTAAGACAAATACGACCATCGGAAGAGATTTGAGACTCTCTGATTTAATGAAGAACGGTTATAAGGCCGTATTCCTCGCCATCGGCGCTCAGAAAAGTCAGAAATTAAATATAGAGGGAGAGGGGCTCAAAGGGGTCTTCCCCGGTCTTTCCTTCTTACGGAAGGTCAACCTAAATGAGGTAAAAAGGGTTGAGGGAAGAGTCGCGGTCATAGGCGGGGGAAACACGGCGATAGATGCGGCACGATCCGCTCTCCGCCTGGGAGCCAGCGAAGTGTTCATCGTCTATCGTAGAACGAAGGATGAGATGCCCGCCATTCCATCCGAGGTAAAGGAGGCCGAAAGGGAGGGAGTGAAGCTCATATTCCTGGCCTCCCCCATCAGAATTTTGGGAGAGAATGGGACAGTAAAGAGCGTAGAATGTATTCGGATGAAATTGGGAGAGCCCGATGAAAGTGGCCGAAGGCGCCCAATTCCC carries:
- a CDS encoding CoB--CoM heterodisulfide reductase iron-sulfur subunit B family protein; translation: MKYALFLGCTVPARARNYELSTRRVAQAVGIEFADIMDFSCCGFPVKSVDVESTTLLAARNLSLAEEKNLNICTICSACTSILTEVNKELKENVELREKVNEKLAKINREYRGSVEVKHFARILYEDIGIERIKSSVKKSLKGIKFAPHYGCHYLKPSGIYGNFDDPENPTSLDELTKATGAEAIDYEDKKLCCGGAILGVDEDISLTMAKKKLDHVSARGADAIGLICPFCSIMYDDNQRKIESQFGVSYNLPVLYYPQVLGLALGFDPNELGLQMNRVRTTKLLDKILS